From Pseudorca crassidens isolate mPseCra1 chromosome 15, mPseCra1.hap1, whole genome shotgun sequence, one genomic window encodes:
- the BHLHE23 gene encoding class E basic helix-loop-helix protein 23: MSACLPGEPSGPGGAAMAELKSLSGDAYLALSHGYAAAAVGLAYGAARGPEAARGYGAPGPGGDLPVASAPRAPAAAAESSGEQSGDEDDAFEQRRRRRGPGGAADGRRRPREQRSLRLSINARERRRMHDLNDALDGLRAVIPYAHSPSVRKLSKIATLLLAKNYILMQAQALDEMRRLVAYLNQGQGLAAPVAAAPLTPFGQAAVYPFSAGAALPCPDKCAAFSGTPSALCKHCNGKP, from the coding sequence ATGAGCGCCTGCCTGCCCGGCGAGCCCTCGGGCCCCGGAGGCGCGGCCATGGCCGAGCTCAAGTCGCTGTCGGGGGACGCGTACCTGGCGCTGAGCCACGGCTACGCGGCGGCGGCTGTGGGCCTCGCCTACGGGGCGGCCCGGGGGCCCGAGGCGGCCCGCGGCTacggcgcgccgggcccgggcGGCGACCTCCCCGTGGCGTCCGCTCCCCGAGCTCCGGCCGCGGCGGCCGAGAGCAGCGGCGAGCAGAGCGGCGACGAGGATGACGCCTTCGAGCAGCGGCGGCGACGGCGCGGGCCCGGGGGCGcggcggacgggcggcggcggccCCGGGAGCAGCGCTCGCTGCGGCTGAGCATCAATGCGCGGGAGCGGCGGCGCATGCACGACCTCAACGACGCGCTGGACGGGCTGCGCGCCGTCATCCCCTACGCGCACAGCCCGTCGGTGCGCAAGCTCTCCAAGATCGCCACGCTGCTGCTCGCCAAGAACTACATCCTCATGCAGGCACAGGCCCTGGATGAGATGCGGCGCCTCGTGGCCTACCTCAACCAGGGCCAGGGCTTGGCCGCTCCGGTGGCCGCCGCGCCCCTGACGCCCTTTGGCCAGGCTGCCGTGTACCCCTTCTCCGCCGGCGCCGCGCTGCCCTGCCCAGACAAGTGCGCCGCCTTCTCCGGGACGCCCTCGGCGCTTTGCAAACACTGT